DNA sequence from the Pedobacter sp. W3I1 genome:
CGTAAAAACTTAAAGAACATATTCGTTATTTATAGGTTTAACGGGCTCCGGAATTTCGTCTTCTTCGAGCATTTGCAAAAGATTGATCTCTATTGTCCTGGTAATCTGGTTAAGCGGAACGCCTGCTGAATTGTTTTCGAACGGGTTAACCAGGCTCATTCCATTAATCTGCGTAGATACAAATACAAAACCGATTAACCAGCCCAAAAATATAGCTGCAGGCCCAGCGTCCTGACTGATGACCAGGGTAAATGTTACCACAAATAACCAGATAAATACTTTAGTGAGGTAGGAATAAGTAGTAGGGAATATGGTGTTTTTAATGCGCTCATTCATGCCCATACAATCAGAAAATCGCGTAAGCATCTCATTGATCTCAATAAAACGGAAACCATCAATAGCATTTGCTTTTGATAATTTTTGTAAATCTCTCGATTGAATATTTAAAAGGGCATTATGTGCATTATTGTGTTTCCTAATTTCTTTTAAATCTGCCTCAGATAAATATTTGGTGTAAATTTCATCTACTGTTCCTCTCAAACTGGCCTTTAAAGCATATAAAAATGCAATATGCCTGTAAATCATACGCTTTACGCTTTCCTCATCCTCATCAACATAATTAATCAAAGCCCTTGCGAAAGAGCGTGAATCGTTTACCAAGGCTCCCCATATTTTACGAGCTTCCCACCACCTGTCGTAGGCCTGGTTATTGTTAAAACCAATAAAAAAGGCAATGGCCGTACCTAAAACCGTTGGAATAATGGATGGAATGGAAAAATGATGCGCAATTAAATACTCGCGTACAAAATAAGCTGCCGTGCAAGAGGCAATCATGATCAGATCAACGTGCCAGGTATTTCTTAAAATTCTACTTAACCGAATGTTTTGTATTAAAAGCATATAATCTGATGGAAAAAAATTAGTTACGGATGAAAATACAAAACTAAAGCCGAAATGTTTGGTAATGTAACAAATTAAATGACAGACAGTGCAGGTTGCCGATTGTCATTCAAATGTTTATCTTGGGAAACCAAATATTCTTATTACTTATGAGCGACAATTTACCCAAGAACAATATCTTTAAAGTAATCGGTGCATCATCTTTAGGCACACTGATTGAATGGTATGATTTTTATATTTTTGGTAGCCTTGCAGTTATCATTGGTCATCAGCTGTTTCCAGAAGATGCAGGTGCATCTGCCTTAATCAACACCCTGGCTATTTTTGCAGCAGGTTTTATTGTTCGTCCATTTGGCGCATTGGTTTTTGGCAGGCTTGGCGATTTAATCGGCCGAAAATATACTTTCTTGCTCACTTTGGTACTAATGGGTGGATCGACTTTTTTTATCGGTTTAATTCCCTCTTATAAAAGCATTGGTTATGCCGCACCAATTTTGGTTTTAATATTAAGGTTAATCCAGGGCCTGGCTTTGGGTGGCGAATATGGTGGTGCCGCAACCTATGTGGCAGAACATGCACCAAAAAACAAACGTGGTTTTTTTACCAGCTGGATTCAAACTACCGCAACATTGGGGTTGTTCCTTTCGCTGGGGATTATCGTCATTACGAAGAATATTTTAGGTGCTGAAACTTTTGGCGATTGGGGCTGGAGAATCCCTTTCCTGCTGTCAATTGTGCTCGTTGTGGTGTCGATTTACATTCGCATGAAAATGCACGAATCGCCCATGTTTTCTAAATTAAAGGCGGAAGGAAATATCTCAAAGAACCCACTGAAAGAGAGTTTTAACAACAAAGCGAATTTTAAAATGGTCCTCCTGGCGTTGTTTGGCGCTACTATGGGGCAAGGGGTAATCTGGTATACGGGGCAGTTTTATGCACAATCGTTTTTAGAAAATACCTGTAAGCTGGATTTTAACGATTCGAGATATATTTTACTCTGGGGAATCGCTTTTGCCACACCATTTTTTGTGGTATTCGGGGCCTGGAGC
Encoded proteins:
- a CDS encoding bestrophin family protein; the encoded protein is MLLIQNIRLSRILRNTWHVDLIMIASCTAAYFVREYLIAHHFSIPSIIPTVLGTAIAFFIGFNNNQAYDRWWEARKIWGALVNDSRSFARALINYVDEDEESVKRMIYRHIAFLYALKASLRGTVDEIYTKYLSEADLKEIRKHNNAHNALLNIQSRDLQKLSKANAIDGFRFIEINEMLTRFSDCMGMNERIKNTIFPTTYSYLTKVFIWLFVVTFTLVISQDAGPAAIFLGWLIGFVFVSTQINGMSLVNPFENNSAGVPLNQITRTIEINLLQMLEEDEIPEPVKPINNEYVL
- a CDS encoding MFS transporter; protein product: MSDNLPKNNIFKVIGASSLGTLIEWYDFYIFGSLAVIIGHQLFPEDAGASALINTLAIFAAGFIVRPFGALVFGRLGDLIGRKYTFLLTLVLMGGSTFFIGLIPSYKSIGYAAPILVLILRLIQGLALGGEYGGAATYVAEHAPKNKRGFFTSWIQTTATLGLFLSLGIIVITKNILGAETFGDWGWRIPFLLSIVLVVVSIYIRMKMHESPMFSKLKAEGNISKNPLKESFNNKANFKMVLLALFGATMGQGVIWYTGQFYAQSFLENTCKLDFNDSRYILLWGIAFATPFFVVFGAWSDKVGRKWIMLTGMLLGILFYRPIYQMFLDDTDYTKIEQTDILSATPAPVSSVLIANSTDSLRTVSTKVMLRNGASFNRVQTDTVSATKGILLGKEVIKDKVLPTPLFWKFVGLIFFQILLVTMVYGPIAAFLVELFPTKIRYTSMSLPYHIGNGVFGGLVPFIATLIASFSGSTPLSGLWYPIGIAALSLGIGTIYLSNKRDENIND